TATAGATTATGTTAATCAGGCTTTTGGCATAAATTAACAAGCATTTAAGAAACCTTTGAAGAGTATATTCTTGCTTACATGCAGCATCCTTTCCATGGAAGGAATATCCCTAATAGCAGGAATTGTACAAGAATGACTGGCCTATTTATAAAGTAATAAAGGAAAtacaatcaatatataaatacaaaatatcacTTGTCCTATAAATTTAAGGTGATGAGAACATTCCAAGAAAATTATAGCAAGGAAGATTCTGTATTGCAATTGTACACCTCAGATTAACCATTTATTAATAGAGACAAAAGTAATCCTTATGCAGACAAGGCAAGCCAACAGCTTTTTAATTGCTTGTGAACAATGGTTATGATGCAAGACAACTTGATTGTATATATCTTAGTTCATGAAGGTTGAAGGAACGGGGAAGCTACTCTAATCACTCATTTTATAAACGTTATTGACTGTGATCGGTCAACACGCTGTCAGCCAACGTTTAGTATTGAAAGGcggaaagaataaaagaatatggCCATAGCTGCGGAGTTCAGCAAAACTCTATGAACACAACACTTGCAATAGAAAAAAGTACTTGAAAGTTAAAAGTAACGATGTCTTGAGAATTTTGGAGGAACTGATTAGGCTgccaaaaagacaaaaaaatggCAGCAGAGTCTCTAGTGAGCTTTCTGCTTGACAAGCTCGCTAGCTTTGTTGAAAATGAGATTCCACTCTTGAAGGGGGATCGGCAAGAAGCTTTGTTTCTGAGAGGAGAATTAGAGCGCACGAGGGCTTTGCTGAAGATTGCAGATGCGTTGGAAGAAAGTGATGAGGAGCTCAAAGTGTGGCTTAAGCAAGTAAGAGAGATTGTTTATGAAACAGAAGATGCTCTTGATGAATACAGACTTCTTCAAGCACATGATCAATGTCATGGGCTTGGACTCTATGGTTATCTCCACAAATTTTCATGTTGTATCAAGAGCATGAAGGCTCGTTCTCGTATTATTTCTGAATTAAATTGCATCAACTCCAGATTCAAAAATATTTCCGAGGTTCATGAGAGGCTGCTTCCCAAATTCACTAGAGCCGAACAAGGTTCAGGCATCACAAGTGCAGGAAATACATGGGAGTATCGTCGAGGGGATGCTCTTCTTCTCGACAAGACTGATTTAGTTGGGATGGATGAGCCTAAGCAGAAGCTGGTGGAGTGGCTGGTAAAGGGTGGTTATGGACGTGAAGTGGTTTCTGTGTTAGCAATGGGTGGAATGGGGAAAACTACCTTGGCAAAGCAAGTATATGATGATCCAGAAGTGAAGAAACACTTCAAAAGACGTGCATGGATCACTGTTTCTCAATCTTTCAAGATGGAAGAACTCCTCAGAGACATGATCCATCAAATCTACAGCGTAGTCAGCAGACCAGTTCCAGAAGGTTTAGACAGCATGAACAAAGACCGGCTGAGAAGAATAGTCAAGGATTTGCTCCAGAAAAGGAGGTACTTGATTGTCTTGGATGATGTATGGCACTTGTATGAATGGGATGCTCTCAAATATGCCATGCCTAACAATAACTTTGGCAGCCGGATAATCCTCACCACACGTAATGCTGATGTGGCCTCCTCCTCTGGTGTTGAATCCGTAGGTAAGGTCTATAACTTGAAGCCCTTGACCCCAGAAGAATCTTGGCAACTTTTCAGCAGGAAGACCTTTCAATTGAATGAATGCCCTAGTTATCTCAAGGAAATCTGtcaatatactttaaaaaagtGTGAGGGACTTCCCCTTGCAATTGTGGCAATCAGTGGTGTTTTGGCTACAAAAGACAAGCGCAGGACTGATGAGTGGAATATGGTTGGCCGCAGTCTTGGGGCTGAAATTGATGGAAATGATAAACTCCAGGATCTGAAGAAAGTACTTTGGCTCAGTTTCAATGATTTGCCATTCTACCTAAGATCTTGTTTTCTATACTTGAGCATATTTCCAGAGGACTATTGTATTGAGCAAATGAGAGTAATACGATTATGGATAGCAGAGGGATTCATTGAAGCCAAAGAAGGGAAAACACTGGAAGAAGTTGCAGAGGACTACCTCAATGAACTGTTGAATAGAGGCCTACTGCAAGTGGCAGGCACAACCACCGACGGAAGGGTCAAACTGTATCGCATCCATGACCTGCTCCGGGAGATCATCATGTCAAAGGCTAGAGATCAGAACTTCACCTCCATAGCTAAGGACCACAACATGACGAGACCTGATAAGGTTCGACGCCTTGCTATACATAATTCATTGCaaaatatacaagaaaacagGTCTGTTTCTCGTCTACGTTCTTTGTTTATCTTTCGGGTGGTAGAAAAGCTGTACATACAAAGATTGTTTCCTGGAGGTTTTAAGCTGCTAAGTGTGTTGGATTTGCAAAATGCACGTTTAAACAAGTTTCCAATGGATATAGTCAACCTCTACTACTTGAAATATCTAAGCTTCAGAAGTACCAAGGTTAAAACCATTCCAAGCCTCATAAGGAAGCTCCAGAACCTGGAGACTTTGGATCTTAAACATTCTCGAGTCACTGAATTGCCTGTTGAGATCTTGAAGCTCCAACGACTTCGGCATCTCCTTGTATATCATTTCGAACTTGAAtcttatgaatattttcactCGAGATATGGTTTTAAGGTTCAAGGAAATATAGGGGCTCTGCGATCCCTACAAAAGCTGTGTTTCATAGAAGCGAACCAAGGCAGTGACACCATAATGCTAGAGCTGGGGAAACTCTATCAACTAAGGAGGCTAGGCATTGTAAAGCTGAGAAAAGAAGATGGGAAGTCTCTGTGTTCATCCCTTACAAAGCTGACTAACCTTCGTGCGTTGTCTTTAACTTCAATAGAGGAGGAAGAGATTCTTGATTTGCAGCACCTTTCTTCTCCACCTCCATTGATTCAGCGAGTCTATTTGCGAGGACGTTTGGAAACATTACCTCACTGGATACCATCACTCCATGGTCTGGTCAGATTGTCCTTGAAATGGAGTAGATTAATGGATGATCCACTTGTGCTCCTCCAAAAACTACCCAATCTAGTTCACCTCGAATTACTTCAAGCTTTTGAGGGAGACACATTGTATTTTGGGACCGGGGGGTTCAAGAAGCTCAAGGTTTTAGGCCTTGACGAATTCAGTGAACTTAGATGCATGCAAGTGGAGGCTGGAGCAATGCCTTGTGTTGAAAAGCTAATTATCCAACGCTGCGAATTGCTGAAGAGGGTGCCAATAGGAATTGAATATCTCACCAACTTGAAAGTTCTTGAATTTTTTGACATGCCTGAAGAATTCATACAGACACTTCGCCCAGATGACAATCAAAGTGATTATTGGAAAGTTGCTCACATCCCAGAAGTCTATTCTACCTACTGGAGAGAAGGTGGATGGGAGGTCAATCCTTTGGATCTGGGTGATGGAGAAAATTTTCCCCGGCCCGGTACTATCACTAGGAGGGACCATGAACTTCAATCACGTTGGAAGTGATGTATTCACAGGCGTGGGCTCAATATTTCATCACCTCACTTGTAAATGACAGTTTGTATATGTGTAACTTCTCACTGTAGTTGGATCATAggtgataaatatatatatggttctGCTGTGGTTCACGAGGTCTATGATGCTCAGAGCGCGCCTAAAAATAAACCAGGATGTGAATTTGTTGGGGGATCAGAGTTTGTAAATCTTGTAAATGATTGTATATACtcattgtatataaataatcttGGAGTACTCTTGCAAAAGAGCCACTAGGTTTTGAGTGGTGAATTGCACATTGTAAATATGTTATGATGACTGTAAGTACTCCAGCAGTATTGGGAATCATGTAAAAATTGTAACTACTCTTTTATCAATGGAACAGAGAAAAACCTCAGGTTGTCTGTAAATGCTTACCTACTTTCTaggatttcattttcttttgaaaatatgcatattcTCCAATCCCCAATCAGTTTATTTTACCTTTACATGTTTGTGGGCTATAACATCTCCACCACACTCTTCATGGAGAACATACCACTTAATCCTCTATCCAACTTTTCCATCACCCACATCAAGCTGTTCTCCTCTGCTTCAACATTTTTTCCTCCATGCCCAAGAGAAATTCCCTTTGAAACTGAGTCCCCAAAAGTTTTTGTTCTTAACCAGTTTTTCTGGATAGACTGCTCCTCATCAGTGCCACCTGTTTAAGCATCTTGGCTTGATTCTAGATTTCTATGTGACACATAATTCTATGATCACAATCACACACAACTCAGCCTCCAAGACACTTAAAGCAATAACTATCAACTTGGTAAACCAAAATCTGTATTTTTTGACTTGCcatgattttatttgaaagagagattaaaaaaaaaatgaatcatgcAAATCAAATTTGGTTGTCATCGGTATAGAGTGTGTGTTCTCCATACCAGCTTGCAAGTAGAATGACTTATTTGGAAAACTTATTGGCTCCAACTAATTGGAAAAAGAGGAGTTTCAGGATATCCCTTGTTTCATCATAACAACCGTGGCCATGAAGATAAAAGCACATTACCTAGTTTTTAAGGATGCAAACGGGACCAAAACTAGAAAGAAGAATACAGAGCATATATATTCCCTTGTGGTAGTAGGGAAAAGATCGTAGTTTTAACCCCAAGACACAGCAAAATTCTTCTCCAAAAGGTGGCTATCGTGCTCAGTTGGAATCTTACATTTTTGTagacttattattattttttttttataaaagtataaattaagattttaatcaACAGGGATTCAAGATTGTAACAAACCTATAATTTGTGTTTGgatggatgaaaaatattttttttttatcagtaaacaaatttttattgatcaaaagagtaggGAAAAGTCCAAATATATGGGACATATAAAAGAGCAACACCTAAGGGTGCTAGTTTAGTGATCCAGGGAATTTATGGAAggtcatgccatgaaaatcaattacaattggccaatggagtaaagtattaaaaacaattctaagctcatccattgaccgctcttggtcttcaaagcttctttctttcctctccctccaaatgcaccaccatagataTATTGGtaccatcttccatatggatgcaatttgagagttagCCCAAATACCTCTCCAAAAAGCTAAGAGGTTGCTTACCCTTCTCGGCATCACTCAAGCTAATCCCAACCGGCAAAAACTTCATTCCACAAAGTTAtgacaatctcacaatgaagtagtagatAGTCAGTGGACTCTCCGCTcttcttgcacatataacaccaatccatgacTATGATTTGATGTTTCCTCAAGTTGTCTAGAGTGGGAATCTTCCCCAAAGAAGCCATCCATACAAAAAGTGTTGTctttagaggtgcctttgtcttccaaatgctcttctaTGGGAATGAATTTGTGTCGTGCATGGTTATGGTTTGGTAGAAAGAGCGGACTGTGAATATCCCTTTCTTAGAGGAGCACCAATAGATCTTGTCTTCAATTCCCCCCGACAAACGGGTGGATTACACAAGGTCAAAGAACAtcgaaaaaaatcaatttatcaaTCTTGTGCGTCTCTGAGAAATGTAACATTCCATTAAGGAGGACCAATGGAGATGATTAATAGATCCGCAATCAAGGCTTctttcatatcttttttttttataagtaaaagatatttgtattaatatgagtaggcataacccaagttcGAAGGGGTATACAAAAGTTTACATCTAGCTAAGAGGGAGagatagaaacaagaaaatcatgagaATTTAAGCCATTACAATTTACAACACTTGCCCAAAGGAACAAAGTGTTAACAAAGAACACTCTAATCTCCTTGTTTGCTTCTTATCTTCAAAAGTCCGATCATTTTGTTCCTTCCATAGGCACCATAGAATATatataggaatcatcttccacatggCTGAGACTTGTGGAATCCGGTCCAAAATTCTTCCAATTGGCCAAGAGCTCAACCACTATagcaggcataacccaagctaacTCCAATCTTCTAAAGACATCATCCCCTAGTGATCTAACagcctcacaatgtagtagaagaAGATGATTCACAGTCTCACCATTCGTAGATTCATAGTCAAGATCTTGTCCAATGAggttgtccaaacaaaaaagtcCACCTTaaacttctttcattctttcattcttgctaAGCCATAAACTTCATTGAGCACcatacatcatgccaaaacttGACCTTCAATCCGTTACCCACAATAAAGCAAGTATTTGCTGCATATGTGTCTCAACCTCTTCTAATATGCTTCAATAGCCCCCACTCCATAACTCCCACTCACCTCATTAGAACCCCATCCTCCCCATGTTTCCCCATGCTTTAATGCGATGACAATTCTCCACAAGGCCTCCCACTCAGAGTGATATCTCCATATccatttgccaagcaaggctTTGTTGAAAGATGTCAAAGATGTCAAGTTCTGAATTCTCAAACCTCCTTTAATGGGAGAGCAAATTGCAgcccatttcaccaagtgaaatttaaactcatatatTATCTCCCATAGAAATCATGTTGGAGTTTCTCCATACGATGGGCCACCTTTGCGGGGAGAGGAAATAAGTTGGCAAATTGGAAACATTACTTTTGATTAAGGTCACCCTACAATATCATCTCAAATAGATTTCAACTAGCTaatttcatctccattttttttctagaaTATCATCTCAAATAGATTTCAATTTGGACGTAGCACCTGACAAgaggccaagatatttcatggCTAGATGAGAtatcttacaacccaaaatGGATGCCATACTTTCCATTAGGAACATTTGCCGCTAACACTACTTCTAATTTGGCCAAGTTCACCTTCAACCCTGATGCAATCTCAAAGCATAATAGGAGAGCCCTCAAAGCTCGAATTTGATCATGTATGGCCCCATAAAAGATTAAGGTATCATTGGCgaataataaatgagatataCTGAGCGAACCAGTGATTGCCTCCCGCACTAAGAATCCAGATATGAACCCACCCTCCATAACACCTGAAATTATCTTACTAAAAGCTTCTATCACAAAAACAAACAGTGGAGGAGATAGATGGTCACCTTGTCTCAATCATCGTAAGCTTTCAAAGAAGCCTTTTGGCGTGCCATTCACCAATATAGAGAAACAAGTCGTAGAGATACAATGATGGATCCATGTACACCATTTCgtaccaaagccacatctctcgaGCATGTAAAGTAAAAATCTTCAATTGACATGATCATTGGCTTTTTCCATATCCAGCTTGCACAAAATCCCCTGCCCTCCCGACTTGAGTCAACTATCgaaacattcattggcaataaaTATTGAGTAGAGGATTTGCCTACCTTTGACAAAGACATTTTGATGcttcaatattaatttctccAACACCTTGCTCAACCTATTAgccaatactttttttttatacaaaggGGGTGGGGGATTTCGAACCCAGG
This window of the Juglans regia cultivar Chandler chromosome 12, Walnut 2.0, whole genome shotgun sequence genome carries:
- the LOC108995886 gene encoding disease resistance protein RPM1-like; the protein is MAAESLVSFLLDKLASFVENEIPLLKGDRQEALFLRGELERTRALLKIADALEESDEELKVWLKQVREIVYETEDALDEYRLLQAHDQCHGLGLYGYLHKFSCCIKSMKARSRIISELNCINSRFKNISEVHERLLPKFTRAEQGSGITSAGNTWEYRRGDALLLDKTDLVGMDEPKQKLVEWLVKGGYGREVVSVLAMGGMGKTTLAKQVYDDPEVKKHFKRRAWITVSQSFKMEELLRDMIHQIYSVVSRPVPEGLDSMNKDRLRRIVKDLLQKRSRIILTTRNADVASSSGVESVGKVYNLKPLTPEESWQLFSRKTFQLNECPSYLKEICQYTLKKCEGLPLAIVAISGVLATKDKRRTDEWNMVGRSLGAEIDGNDKLQDLKKVLWLSFNDLPFYLRSCFLYLSIFPEDYCIEQMRVIRLWIAEGFIEAKEGKTLEEVAEDYLNELLNRGLLQVAGTTTDGRVKLYRIHDLLREIIMSKARDQNFTSIAKDHNMTRPDKVRRLAIHNSLQNIQENRSVSRLRSLFIFRVVEKLYIQRLFPGGFKLLSVLDLQNARLNKFPMDIVNLYYLKYLSFRSTKVKTIPSLIRKLQNLETLDLKHSRVTELPVEILKLQRLRHLLVYHFELESYEYFHSRYGFKVQGNIGALRSLQKLCFIEANQGSDTIMLELGKLYQLRRLGIVKLRKEDGKSLCSSLTKLTNLRALSLTSIEEEEILDLQHLSSPPPLIQRVYLRGRLETLPHWIPSLHGLVRLSLKWSRLMDDPLVLLQKLPNLVHLELLQAFEGDTLYFGTGGFKKLKVLGLDEFSELRCMQVEAGAMPCVEKLIIQRCELLKRVPIGIEYLTNLKVLEFFDMPEEFIQTLRPDDNQSDYWKVAHIPEVYSTYWREGGWEVNPLDLGDGENFPRPGTITRRDHELQSRWK